From Acidimicrobiales bacterium, one genomic window encodes:
- a CDS encoding sigma-70 family RNA polymerase sigma factor — protein sequence MSESVADDKAQKAAFDRYVVPEIEVLYRVARSITRNPTDAEDLVQDTMLRAYRAILRFDGRHPRAWLLTIMRNAQINRVRRKRPELLRDPDATMERLADEDSAELGPEGIVVDSGYDAAVETAVQSLPAKFRTVVELVDIQGLSYAEAAEIIGVPTGTVMSRLHRARTRIRKHLESSGAYVNGRPA from the coding sequence ATGTCCGAGTCCGTCGCCGACGACAAGGCCCAGAAGGCGGCGTTCGATCGCTACGTCGTTCCCGAGATCGAGGTGCTCTACCGGGTCGCGCGTTCCATCACCCGGAACCCGACCGACGCCGAGGACCTCGTCCAGGACACCATGCTCCGCGCGTATCGGGCCATCCTGCGTTTCGACGGTCGACACCCCCGCGCCTGGCTCCTCACCATCATGCGCAATGCACAGATCAACCGGGTCCGCCGGAAGCGCCCCGAGCTCCTGCGCGACCCCGACGCGACCATGGAGCGTCTGGCCGACGAGGATTCCGCCGAACTCGGTCCGGAAGGCATCGTGGTCGACTCGGGCTACGACGCCGCCGTCGAGACGGCGGTCCAGTCCCTTCCCGCCAAGTTCCGCACCGTCGTCGAACTCGTCGACATCCAGGGCCTCTCCTACGCGGAGGCGGCCGAGATCATCGGGGTCCCCACCGGCACCGTGATGAGTCGCCTCCACCGTGCCCGTACCCGCATCCGCAAGCATCTCGAATCGAGTGGCGCCTACGTGAACGGACGTCCGGCATGA
- a CDS encoding O-acetyl-ADP-ribose deacetylase — translation MSVVRGDITTIAVDAIVNAANAALAGGGGVDGAIHRAGGPSIMAACRRIGGCDPGDAVATPAGDLPAKWVIHTVGPIWTDDDADQHRETLASAYRRCIEVADDLGARSVAFPNISTGVYRFPKPLAADIAVATVRSALPSTSIERVLFVCFDDENELLYRDRV, via the coding sequence ATCTCCGTCGTTCGCGGCGACATCACCACCATCGCAGTCGACGCCATCGTCAACGCGGCGAATGCCGCGCTCGCTGGTGGGGGCGGTGTCGACGGTGCGATCCACCGTGCCGGTGGCCCTTCGATCATGGCGGCGTGCCGTCGGATCGGCGGGTGCGATCCCGGCGACGCGGTGGCGACCCCCGCCGGTGATCTACCTGCGAAGTGGGTGATCCACACCGTGGGTCCGATCTGGACCGACGACGACGCCGACCAGCACCGTGAGACCCTGGCGTCGGCCTATCGGCGCTGCATCGAGGTCGCCGACGACCTGGGTGCCCGGTCGGTCGCGTTCCCCAACATCAGCACGGGTGTCTACCGGTTCCCGAAGCCGCTCGCCGCCGACATCGCCGTCGCCACGGTGCGGTCCGCCCTCCCGAGCACGTCGATCGAGCGGGTCTTGTTCGTCTGCTTCGACGACGAGAACGAGCTGCTCTACCGCGACCGGGTCTGA
- a CDS encoding zf-HC2 domain-containing protein gives MGRLHLRHVHPRHLHEARWARALEGFLDDELDARQVARVLDHLEKCPGCLAELESLARLQRSLSRLAAVR, from the coding sequence ATGGGACGCCTGCACCTGCGACACGTGCACCCGAGACACCTCCACGAGGCCCGCTGGGCCCGAGCACTCGAGGGGTTCCTCGACGACGAGCTCGACGCACGACAGGTCGCCCGGGTGCTCGATCATCTCGAGAAGTGTCCCGGCTGTCTCGCCGAGCTCGAGTCGCTGGCCCGACTGCAGCGCTCCCTGTCGCGCCTCGCCGCCGTGCGCTGA
- a CDS encoding HU family DNA-binding protein codes for MNKSELVAAMAESAGVSQKDAGACLDAMFETIAAQVSKGNEVAITGWLKAEKAKTSARTGRNPQTGEEIKVPAGTRTKLTVGSKLKAAGKS; via the coding sequence ATGAACAAGAGTGAACTCGTCGCCGCAATGGCCGAGTCCGCTGGCGTCAGCCAGAAGGACGCCGGTGCATGTCTCGACGCGATGTTCGAGACCATTGCCGCTCAGGTGAGCAAGGGCAACGAGGTTGCCATCACCGGATGGCTCAAGGCCGAGAAGGCCAAGACCTCGGCCCGCACCGGCCGCAACCCGCAGACCGGCGAGGAGATCAAGGTTCCCGCCGGCACGCGTACCAAGCTGACCGTCGGCTCCAAGCTG
- a CDS encoding zf-HC2 domain-containing protein: protein MIRRSWGRRNKPEVNCREVGKVLQSYLDGAVEEDFARKIAGHLEACKHCGLEFETYRMIKASLSSSMPEVDPAAVERLREFGARISGETSGP, encoded by the coding sequence ATGATCCGCCGCAGCTGGGGCCGACGAAACAAGCCCGAGGTGAACTGCCGCGAAGTCGGCAAGGTGCTGCAGAGCTATCTCGATGGCGCCGTCGAGGAGGACTTCGCTCGGAAGATCGCCGGCCACCTCGAGGCGTGCAAGCACTGCGGTCTCGAGTTCGAGACCTACCGGATGATCAAGGCGTCGCTGTCGTCGAGCATGCCGGAGGTCGACCCGGCCGCGGTGGAACGACTCAGGGAGTTCGGCGCGCGGATCAGCGGCGAGACCTCCGGGCCCTAG
- a CDS encoding globin encodes MSEPQELSVHDVVGSDFFADLVDAFYEGVENDEVLRPMYPADLAGAKARLAMFLVQYWGGPTTYSEHRGHPRLRMRHMPFRIDTAARDSWLRHMRAALAATAERRGTPPVVIDAVDDYFVRSADFLRNVAE; translated from the coding sequence ATGAGCGAGCCGCAGGAGCTGAGTGTCCACGATGTCGTCGGCAGCGACTTTTTCGCCGACCTCGTCGACGCGTTCTACGAAGGTGTCGAGAACGACGAGGTGTTGCGCCCGATGTACCCGGCCGACCTCGCCGGGGCGAAGGCCCGCCTCGCCATGTTCCTCGTGCAGTACTGGGGCGGCCCCACCACCTACAGCGAGCATCGCGGGCACCCACGTCTGCGGATGCGACACATGCCGTTCAGGATCGACACCGCCGCGCGCGACTCGTGGCTCCGTCACATGCGCGCCGCCCTCGCCGCAACCGCAGAACGGCGGGGCACGCCGCCGGTGGTGATCGACGCCGTCGACGACTACTTCGTGCGCTCGGCGGACTTCCTCCGCAACGTCGCGGAGTGA